From a single Tachypleus tridentatus isolate NWPU-2018 chromosome 6, ASM421037v1, whole genome shotgun sequence genomic region:
- the LOC143253900 gene encoding uncharacterized protein LOC143253900, with product MSASSSSSSHSNASSSGIAPSLSSTVVEPQDKNSSDSTDKLYPCHLCKKSFVEKEVHFHMPCYYIDILSCNVCNEKFSQKTALLNHCQALHGITNPTMCDLCGKCFATTEDFRNHQVIHSGDKPYRCEICFQSFPEKILLMHHLHTHYREKPFRCEYCGKGFTLKGNLKTHVQGHEGIKPFVCDICGKAFAQKMGLQYHKNSHSGKKPYPCEICGKCFSQHGNMKTHMLIHTGERRFPCPECGRLFTQKGNMKTHVKLHLKQPVTQKPYQCPICKRSYVTQASLQCHIVRHQEVSLFQYRNAQPTTTSQ from the coding sequence atgtcaGCAAGTAGTTCTAGCAGTAGTCACAGCAATGCCTCATCGAGTGGTATCGCACCATCATTGTCTTCCACAGTAGTTGAACCACAAGATAAGAACAGCAGTGATAGTACTGATAAATTGTATCCTTGTCACTTATGCAAGAAGTCCTTTGTTGAAAAAGAGGTTCATTTTCACATGCCTTGTTATTACATTGACATTTTGAGCTGTAATGTTTGTAATGAGAAGTTTAGTCAAAAGACAGCCCTTCTCAACCACTGCCAAGCTCTACATGGAATAACAAACCCCACCATGTGTGATCTGTGTGGAAAGTGTTTTGCAACTACAGAGGACTTTCGTAATCACCAAGTTATTCACAGTGGCGATAAGCCTTACCGCTGTGAAATCTGTTTTCAGTCCTTTCCGGAAAAGATTCTTCTGATGCATCATCTGCACACTCATTACAGAGAAAAACCCTTTCGATGTGAATACTGCGGGAAGGGTTTTACTCTGAAAGGAAATTTGAAGACTCATGTACAAGGCCACGAAggtataaaaccatttgtatgTGATATTTGTGGAAAGGCATTTGCCCAGAAAATGGGTTTGCAGTATCATAAAAACTCTCATTCAGGAAAGAAACCATATCCTTGTGAAATCTGTGGTAAATGTTTTAGTCAGCATGGCAACATGAAAACTCACATGTTGATCCACACTGGAGAACGAAGATTTCCTTGTCCCGAGTGTGGCCGATTGTTCACACAGAAAGGTAACATGAAGACCCATGTAAAACTTCATCTGAAGCAACCAGTGACACAAAAACCATATCAGTGTCCCATCTGTAAAAGATCCTATGTTACCCAAGCAAGCTTACAGTGTCACATAGTGCGTCATCAAGAAGTCTCTCTTTTCCAGTACAGAAATGCACAACCAACGACTACATCACAGTAA